The Nicotiana sylvestris chromosome 6, ASM39365v2, whole genome shotgun sequence genomic sequence gctcttttttctatcttttaaagagttgagaagaatgCAAGCCCCACGTTGTCGTCGTCGCGCTCGCTTGgctttggatttggtcaaatgatttgATTGATTAATTCTTTTAATCCAAATTAGCCTTTTTTATAACGCTAACTTAATTTTCCTCCGCGTTTGTCTGTTTTATTTTGCGTAAATAGTCATTTACATAATGACTGTTTTACGCGAATAGTCATCTTGAAGAGTTGCACCTTTTCGTTTGAACCTAACCTATTAGGCATTAGCTACAAATACCAGGTCATTCCCTCAGATTTTCGTAATTCTCATTCTTTCTCCTACATTGTTTTAACTGAAAGAAAGCAATAGTAAGTGCGATTTGCTACCGAtcattgtgttcgctgaaacactggggtttgaagtagtGCTACACGAGTGTATAATCCGTTCTATCCTGTAATTAAATAATCCACAACATTGAATACTAGAAGGGAAAACACTATGAGTGCACTCAGATTAAATTTTGTTTCTTCCACATTTTTATTTTTACGTTATTTTATTTCCAAATTACTTTACAAATACAAAATACTAACAATTAATTATTGAATAATTGATGTGATTGTATAATATTTTTGTATGCATTTAAACAACGAGCTCCTGCCCTACCAAATCTTAGCGGGTCTTTCAGGAAAATCATTCTATACCTCAAAATCTCAGCTTTGAGAAATTCCAATGGCTTCTCAAACCCTAATTCTCCGAAATCCAAATCTTCCTTCTCCTCTTCACAACAACATCACTATCCTCTCCCCTCCTTCATCCCTTATCTACTCAAAACCCCGAACCATTTCCCTATTCTCACGCCCAAATTCACTCAAAAAATTCACAATTTCCGCATCATCCACAACTGTACCCACAAAATCAAGTACAGCTGCCCCCTTAATCACTCGCTCAACGCGCACAATTACAACCTTAGCAGCAGTTACTTTAGCAATCTCAAAGCTAGTATTGCAGAAAATCTCCAATTTGGGCTGTAATGGATTGGGCCAATCACTGGTTAACTCTGCTGGGCCTATGTTTTTTGCGGCCCTTAAGAATCAGCCCACAACCGGAGCATTGAATACCCCTTTCACTGTGGTTGCAGCTGGAATGGCGAAATGGCTTGATATATACAGTGGAGTTTTAATGGTTCGGGTTTTGCTTAGTTGGTTTCCGAATATACCCTGGGACAGGCAGCCATTATCAGCTATTAGGGACCTTTGTGATCCTTATTTGAATCTTTTCAGGAATATTATTCCCCCAATTTTTGATACATTGGATGTGAGTCCACTTTTGGCTTTTGCAGTATTGGGTACGCTTGGTTCGATTCTTAATAGCAGCAGGGGAGCATACTGAGGCAAATTGGTAATAGCGGATTACGATCTTTATCTTTGAGATATTTGGTCTTTTAGTACGTGTGTATTAGATTTTGAGGGTTCATTGGTATTGTAGTGGTAATGTATCATTATAGAAATTTTGGTACAACTCAAATGCTATTTATCTGGATTTATACTTTGAAAGAATAGCTAGTTAATGGGTTGAGAATAAAGTGGATGTTTGCCTCTGAAACCTTTTTTTATACTACATTGTGCTAGTAGGATGAGTGATCGTGTTCCTGCAGTCTAAATTTATGTACTTTTATTTGGGGCTAAGGTTCAAAGGCTAATGCTAGTAATGTTATCCTTTGTGGGGGTGTCAAAAGGGCTAAGCTAAGGAGGATGAGCAAAGTGAACGGCTTTCTTTGAATATTAGCAAAATCCTCGTGATTAGGAGTCTTGATCAAAGAAAGCACCTATGATCTCATTTCAAGAGATGTTGATTGATCAGAATTAGCGTGTCAAATAGAAATGGAACTTCAAAACCATGCTATTGTGCTCTTCATCAAAAAACCATGCTATTGTATAGATGTAATTTGAGCTTACATTTGATCAACTCTTGATCAACAGACATAATCCTATTTATAGCTCCTTTTTTATGCAGTTCAATTGTCCTTTTAAGCTCAGTTTGCTCTATATGATTGAATAGATTTTCCGTTTGCAAGATTGAGTACAGAATGCAAGAGAGTAGTTGCTCTTATTCTATGCCCCTTCATTTTTTTTAGTAAATCATTTGTACACACCTCTtggggtgcggcccttccccAGACCCTGCGTGAAAGCGGGATGCCTTGTGTACTAGGCTGCTGTTTAGTTGTCTTAGTGTTGTTGATCAGGAGTCATTTATGGTGTTCCTATTTGCGAGGACTTAGCACTTCTCGTTCACTGACATTGGGCTGCCTTGATGTGGGAGGCAGACACAAATAGTATCATACTAATCATCGCATGCTTATCCCGAGGCACTGTTAATTGTGTGAGAGTGACTTTGTTTCTTTGTTGCTGTTTGATGCGCTCTTCACTTTCAAGTCCGCAATTATGTGTTAATGCCCTATAGTTACCATTCATTTATCCTGCAAGGTGGCACATTCTTATTGCATTGTATGATTTTTAAACTGCAATAAGTGTTTCGTGTTTCCTATGGTGCTTTGTATTCATGTTCCCTACAGTGCTTCCTTGAATACAACATTTTCACTTGGTGccatttgtgatttttttttctgGATTCTCACGTGTTGATGTTCTCATAATGCAAATGGTTATTGTCTTGTTGATGTGGCATATTAGTTGCATGGATTTTGCTTATATATGTTGATGCTGTAAAAGATTTTTATATTGCAAAGTGTAGTTAACCAGCTATAAAAGGAAAGTTGCCATCTTTTTGCAGGTTACCAATCTAAGCTTGCTATAGAAAGTTTACTGTAAATGGCCTTTAGGTGTCCTAATCGAAAAAATCTTTGACACAGTCAGTGTATGAAGGTTAAACTCTAGTGGCAATATGCAATTTTGCTTCAGTTATGAGTATTGGAAGGATCAGCTATGGAAACCATAGAATTTGGAAAACACTGAATAGCTTTCTAAAATGTCAGGTATAGTTAGCCGTTGCATAATTTTGTTCACTTCATCTTTGAGCATAAATAAACTTCTGCTGTATCTCGAATCTCAAATAATGCAGCTGTTCACAATGATGAAGTATTCAACCATTCCAATATGAATATATAATATACTGCTTTAATGGATACCTTGCTGCATTTGAATAGGTACATGTTTATACTTTATAGACACAAAAGAATATGCTCTTGTTGTAGACAGTTGATGTTCTGGAACTGTGTCCCATTTAACGGTTAAATGCTTGCATTGTAGTATTCTAAAAAGTTTTCAATGCTGCTTGTGTACTGTACTGTTTTTTCCGACTCTGTATCACGACCTTATTCAACTGTTTTCTCCAAAAAGCCCCATTCTGAAATGGGTTTTTAGGATGAATTTAGTGTAAAAGTTCTCCACCTCATTGAGCATTTACGCCCGGCTGTACTTGTGAATTTGATACTTATCTTCCTTTTTATATCCTCTCCTTTCTAACTTCAAAATTTTGGGCACCAATGAGTTACTTGTTGCATCTGTATTATTTGTGTAATTGATCAAACTTATTGGAAGTTTGAGTATATTGTATCTTTATTAAGATGGAACTAAATGTAGATTTAGCCCAAAAAACAAGAATGCGAAGTGTAATACAGCTATGCCAGGTGTTCATCTTATTATATGTATTTTGTGTCAATATGCAACTTATACCCCGTCAAATAACAAGCGATTGTGTTTTACTTAAGTTGCAACAAAGGAAAAGTACTGTACTGGTTACCAGACTAACAGTGACTCCTAGCACAAAAATTAGCGCATATCCAAAAAGAATGTCTGAAATCCAACGGAAGTAAAAATACTAAAAAGTGAAGGAATGAATCGATTTAAGCTCAAGTAAGGAGAAATACTTTTGTACCAAGTAGTCCTTGGACTATATACATTTCATTCAAAGCAGGGTCAACATTCTCAATAACTCCGGTCCAAATATTATTGTTTTATGaacccgtttggacataaaaaaaaatccctttttttcacaaaattttcactttttttcgaaatcaacgtttattcttaaaattttcaattttcacttgaagatgcattttgaaaatttgaaaaactttaaaaagctgtttttcaaaattttcactcataaaacttcaaaaacaacccaaaattatattcatgtccaaacacaactctaaaaatttcaaataccattttcacttgaaaagattttcaccatattttagaattttacaattctcatgtccaaacgcccactaaatcatttttaaacttttgtttctgGATGGGAGTTAATAAGATCATTTACGATCTTGCAAAtccctctctttctttctttaattTATTAGTTGACCAAATTCTAAGCTTAGTATTTTTAATGCTGAGCAAAACAGCCACTATGTTTTTACCCTTTCTTCATgagtgttgtgtaaatattaaggatatggtgtccttaacatttacactgcacacatgaagttaaggatgtcatgtccttaacatttacactgcacatatgaagttaaggacatgatgtcctaAAATTTAACAACGGAAGGTGCAAATACAGGACatttgtccttaatatttacacaacattcatgaagttaatgacaccatgtccttaatatttacacaacactcATAAAGTTAAGGACACTATGTCTTTGTTAAGGCCcgtaatattacgtcgatattacgtcccgtagtattatattacggtaatgttacatcctgcagtattatattacgataatgttacgtcttgcagtattacattacgatgatgttacgtttCACAGTgttaaattacgatgatgttgcaccctgaagtattgtacgttgaatttgtcgtaaggtaattgacatcagtccaaggaaaagattattcagAGActataaggattatgatatttcacaagtgatgagtaaattcataaagatgagaggggaagcaagtcaaagaaaatgaatttttgtcgaagtttgacattttgggataaaataccgcccgagctaaaatacccggtatttatggactagtaccatagaAGGTACcgcatggccatgatagtaacgTGTATAAGGTATTTTAAGTAAGtagagataattcttaattatgtgggtaattggttaattattggataatgggatataacctagttaattaataattaatggTGGATTAAATAAAATCTTTTGGTAAAGACTAAGGTCTTTGGATGAGTTCAAATTGTAAGAAACGTGGCAGCCCCCTCCTATTTAAACTAGGGGAAGTTACATGGTATACCCGTTTATAAAACTCACTTTCATGATATACCTAAGTTTTGAAATTACATCAAATATCCCAAAAATATTACACGCTCTACCTCCATATATTCTAAAATATATCACGATATTCTACTTTGGAATACAATCCAAGCCTAATTTACCATATATACTAATTTGGAATACAATATTCTAACTAAGCAGACCATAATATTTTAATTTGCAATATATTATTCAAACTAAAGATACCACaatattctaatttgaaaaatcCAAATCTAGTTTACCATAATATTCTAATGAAGAATACAATATCCAAATTAAAAATACCATAATATTCTAACAAAACATACTACACTATTCTAATTTGGGATACAatatccaaaccaaatatactaCAATATTTTAATTTGAAATATAGTATCCAATGCAAATATACAATAATTTTTAATGTGGAAtataatattcaaaataaacatgctacaatattctaatttggaatacaATATCCAAACTAAATATATCACaatattctaatttggaataTACAATATTATATTTTAGAATACAATAGGTATACAtggtaaaataattttataaagtaGGTATAcagagtaaaataaaatattttaattgtatatGGTGTTAACTAATATTTTCAATGGGCTTACCGCGTAGATTATCCTTTAAACTAATGAGTCATTAGTCATTTAGGATAGTTTGGTGGCAAAATTATTCCTAAAGTGGGGCCACATCATAAGGCATTTTAGGACTTAAAAAGTCTTTCATCAATAAGGTTAGTCTTTTAAAATTCAACTCAAAAATAAGACATTTCCTTACCTTATCAAAGTTAGAATCTAATATTGCTAAGTAACTGATTGAAGACCTTAAAGACTCCAACAATTCTATACGGATTGAAGGAAACGGGTGAAGCTTcaatacggatttttccctatttCGATCCGTCATTATGTGATTTATCgtaattgacgtgtgttagagggattgtcaagagaatcgactcaggtatgttaaggttatcccttctttctttttggcatgatccaaattatacggaagaaacgagcaaacacataattttcataaacgactctattcatagaaatactaggggtctttatgctcttgattccccatgtgacatattattctatcatttgttcatgggtctcaaaaatacgtaagttggtaaagtttatttcatgatattaattagaagcataatggtcttatgacataccgaaagattttattaacgtatttcatatgcatttcatgcattatacatgcacattgacccatgaccagatggcgttatatacacgtatgtgtgtgtatatatatatgtgtgtttgtgtgtgtgtgtgtatgtgatatgggaaaggttatggtgttatatacacaccactacctgattagctggtatacgttgatgattttgcccatagtggccgagatgatatgatgggatgccctcaaaggcctgatgatgttatgaaacatgtacctatgcacgacatggcattcatatgcatgacactataattatttcatgatttacagagttatctagaCGTATAGGTTGAGCCATTTACTCTGTATTTCtttcatgtctgttatgtacttatttatgcgccttacatactcggtacattatttgtactgacgtcccttttgcctggggacgctgtgtttcatgcccgtaggtcccgatagacaggtcgagagccctccaagtaggctatcaactcagcggaagatgttggtgcgctccatttacttcggagttacttgtttggttagtatgatttagacgtgtattgtttggtatggcgggactctgtcctgacctttatga encodes the following:
- the LOC104210966 gene encoding ylmG homolog protein 1-2, chloroplastic-like, producing MASQTLILRNPNLPSPLHNNITILSPPSSLIYSKPRTISLFSRPNSLKKFTISASSTTVPTKSSTAAPLITRSTRTITTLAAVTLAISKLVLQKISNLGCNGLGQSLVNSAGPMFFAALKNQPTTGALNTPFTVVAAGMAKWLDIYSGVLMVRVLLSWFPNIPWDRQPLSAIRDLCDPYLNLFRNIIPPIFDTLDVSPLLAFAVLGTLGSILNSSRGAY